In Mesotoga sp. UBA6090, the following proteins share a genomic window:
- a CDS encoding peptide deformylase, translating to MTSEVLLIGNPLLRERSSPVTDFQSQETIKQFAMLKQALDEFRNEKGFGRGISAPQIGILKRIVALNLGQESFIIVNPRITNRSKPVFTMWDDCMSFPHLLIRLERSLSIDVVYEDERGIEHEWKGVDQARSELLQHEIDHLDGILAIDHALDAKSIIYRSEYERNREYYDRLVDYIIKPTISD from the coding sequence ATGACGAGTGAAGTATTGCTTATTGGAAATCCATTGCTACGGGAAAGATCATCTCCGGTTACTGACTTTCAAAGCCAGGAGACGATAAAGCAGTTCGCTATGCTAAAGCAGGCCCTTGACGAATTCAGGAATGAAAAGGGCTTTGGCCGCGGAATTTCTGCCCCGCAAATCGGTATTCTTAAGAGAATCGTTGCGCTCAATCTAGGTCAGGAAAGTTTCATTATTGTGAACCCTCGAATTACCAACCGCAGCAAACCCGTATTTACTATGTGGGATGACTGCATGTCCTTTCCACATCTGCTCATTAGGCTCGAAAGAAGCCTTTCGATAGATGTCGTGTATGAAGATGAAAGGGGAATCGAACACGAGTGGAAGGGGGTGGATCAGGCAAGATCGGAGCTGCTTCAGCATGAGATAGACCACCTCGACGGCATTCTCGCAATAGATCACGCATTAGATGCCAAAAGTATCATATATCGCTCGGAATATGAAAGGAATCGCGAATACTACGATCGCCTTGTAGACTACATTATCAAGCCGACAATTTCAGATTAA
- a CDS encoding SGNH/GDSL hydrolase family protein, which translates to MFLREGQRVLFQGDSVTDTDRDRGDFFSLGNGYPAIISGLVGSAHPELRIEFLNRGVGGDRVRDLRRRWEVDCLDLSPDWVSILVGINDCWRLYDSNDRTEPECFENDYRYLLESVRSKGASVIITEPFFLPVFSEMERWTEDLGPKIQIIRRVAREFGAIYVPLDGIFAAAAARRQPEFWAEDGVHPTPEGHALIARHWLQAMNIVL; encoded by the coding sequence GTGTTTCTTAGAGAAGGTCAAAGAGTCCTCTTTCAAGGGGACAGCGTAACCGATACCGATAGAGACAGAGGGGACTTTTTCTCTCTTGGGAACGGGTATCCTGCAATTATCTCTGGACTCGTGGGTTCTGCGCATCCGGAACTGAGAATCGAGTTTCTGAACAGAGGTGTTGGAGGAGATAGGGTACGGGATCTTCGCCGACGCTGGGAAGTTGACTGCCTTGATCTCTCTCCTGACTGGGTTTCTATACTTGTAGGGATAAACGACTGCTGGCGCCTCTATGACAGCAACGATAGAACGGAGCCGGAGTGCTTCGAAAACGACTACAGGTATCTACTGGAATCGGTCAGGTCAAAGGGGGCATCTGTGATAATAACGGAACCCTTCTTCCTTCCAGTTTTCTCAGAGATGGAGAGATGGACTGAAGATCTTGGGCCGAAGATTCAGATAATCAGGAGAGTTGCAAGGGAATTTGGAGCGATTTACGTTCCGCTAGATGGAATTTTCGCTGCTGCAGCTGCAAGACGCCAGCCAGAATTCTGGGCCGAAGACGGCGTTCACCCCACTCCCGAGGGCCACGCCCTTATTGCCCGCCACTGGCTTCAGGCAATGAATATCGTTCTTTGA